One window of Camelina sativa cultivar DH55 chromosome 4, Cs, whole genome shotgun sequence genomic DNA carries:
- the LOC104781564 gene encoding bZIP transcription factor 49-like, whose amino-acid sequence MAEPVLEDTPDTYLSFSSEFDSIAIAISPPPPPPPPSDNFCNSSSDQAPLLKNSISDLRFYIDDDGDEDYELNFEDSFNDLYFPSENESFFVDGEMSGDFTPASESSGDFVNEHSEKDTNGVLISTSSCYDRESPKDSDCSVTNLQSLSRTNQFDQKLNVEEEEEAATTSITTKRKKENYQEDTIEELRNYKYRRLDQVGFAEGDEKKRNVRLIRNRESAHLSRQRKRHYVEELEDKVKNMHSTITDLSSKMSYFMAENVTLRHQVGSGMSLLPRPGMYYPVLYPWMQCPAYMVKPQGSRVATLLPIPSLKPQQSVAKVKKFKKVASLSVLGLLFCLFLFGALAPFGEYKSNNVTDWVYDQSRGRVLDVNGHLDVSVTSNRAHCGRDCDQEMGRNVSATENSGPRGNSSEPLVASLFVPRNEKLVKIDGNLIIHSILASEKAMASETKNKGGKNDEATTNKGPMFSSGMCTDVFQFDISTTSGAIIPASPPIQQSENTTDTRKGKKNRRILRGGLPVSDFDLTKDHNSSSNENFRDTQPSPSMVVSVLVDPREGGDGMMGGTNPLFQVFIVLLVDGVKYVTYSCDLSQPQVPHLVTT is encoded by the exons ATGGCGGAACCAGTTTTGGAGGACACTCCTGACACTTACCTTAGTTTCTCTTCCGAATTCGATTCCATCGCCATCgcgatctctcctcctcctcctcctcctcctccctctGATAATTTCTGCAATTCTAGCTCCGATCAAGCTCCTCTACTTAAGAACTCCATCTCCGATCTTAGGTTTTACATCGACGACGACGGAGACGAAGACTACGAGTTGAATTTCGAAGACAGTTTCAACGACCTTTACTTTCCTTCTGAGAACGAATCCTTCTTCGTCGACGGAGAAATGTCCGGTGATTTTACTCCGGCGTCGGAATCTTCAGGCGATTTTGTTAACGAACACTCGGAGAAGGACACGAACGGCGTGTTGATATCTACTTCAAGCTGCTACGATCGAGAATCGCCTAAGGATTCTGATTGCTCTGTTACTAATTTACAAAGCTTGAGTCGGACAAATCAGTTCGATCAGAAACTTAatgtggaggaggaggaggaagctgCTACGACGTCAATTACGACGAAGAGGAAAAAAGAGAATTACCAAGAAGACACGATCGAAGAATTGAGGAACTATAAGTACAGGAGATTGGATCAAGTTGGTTTTGCAGAaggtgatgagaagaagaggaacgtGAGACTCATTAGAAACCGTGAGAGTGCTCACCTTTCAAGACAGAGGAAGAGACATTACGTTGAGGAGTTGGAAGATAAAGTTAAGAATATGCATTCCACTATTACGGATTTGAGCAGCAAGATGTCTTACTTCATGGCTGAGAATGTCACTTTGAGGCACCAAGTGGGATCCGGAATGTCACTTCTTCCACGGCCTGGAATGTATTATCCAGTGCTTTATCCATGGATGCAGTGTCCTGCTTATATGGTTAAACCGCAAGGTTCTCGAGTGGCCACTTTGCTTCCTATTCCTAGTTTGAAACCACAACAGTCTGTGGCTAAGGTGAAGAAGTTCAAGAAGGTTGCTAGTTTGAGTGTTCTTGGTCTTCTGTTTTGTCTATTTTTGTTTGGGGCATTGGCTCCCTTTGGAGAGTATAAGTCTAACAATGTTACTGACTGGGTTTATGATCAGTCTAGAGGAAGAGTTTTAGATGTTAATGGTCACCTGGATGTGTCTGTTACTAGTAATAGAGCGCATTGTGGGAGAGATTGTGATCAAGAAATGGGAAGAAACGTTTCTGCAACAGAGAACTCAGGACCTCGTGGAAATAGTAGTGAACCTCTAGTTGCATCTCTTTTTGTTCCAAGGAATGAAAAGCTTGTGAAGATCGATGGAAATTTGATCATTCATTCTATTTTGGCGAGCGAGAAAGCCATGGCTTCTGAAACGAAGAACAAAGGAGGGAAAAACGATGAAGCAACTACTAATAAAG GACCAATGTTCAGTTCCGGGATGTGCACAGATGTGTTTCAGTTTGATATCTCCACAACCTCAGGCGCCATCATTCCTGCTTCTCCACCTATTCAACAGTCTGAGAACACCACTGATACACGCAAGGGGAAAAAGAACAGAAGAATCCTCCGTGGTGGTCTTCCGGTGTCTGATTTTGATCTAACCAAAGATCATAACAGCTCAAGCAACGAGAACTTCCGGGACACCCAGCCTTCCCCATCAATGGTTGTATCTGTGCTTGTTGATCCCAGAGAAGGCGGTGATGGGATGATGGGAGGAACAAATCCACTGTTCCAAGTTTTTATAGTCTTGCTTGTGGATGGTGTGAAGTATGTAACATACTCATGCGACCTTTCACAACCTCAAGTCCCTCATCTCGTGACCACTTGA
- the LOC104781565 gene encoding R3H domain-containing protein 1: protein MDAASPENAAGTDGVVMGDNGFNADPFLVEALQNPRHRLTILRMELDVQRFLQNPEQQQFEFQHFPTSYLRLAAHRVANHYGLATAVLDSGADGNENRILVTKTAESRFPAVRLSEIPVAKPSENGKFERMKVSIKTRPSKGSEFGAGELEKRCGPLRSVEERKEEYERARERIFSGLPGLTCDDSSSETQVYGRNMSLNRDDKQESKNAYVEAERNLSLRESGPTSRVAVFRDIVKDRFDPDYDRRHERYIRSLPMNQNFNLPPFNFQQMPTPYYEMGFTGYNQIPSTPASLGFGPPPSSMTSPYGTTFLNQASRDAMYMQWPNAAMLYAHPYEQFMNASLQAQFCSQQPMSFDDRQNL, encoded by the exons ATGGACGCAGCGTCGCCGGAAAACGCCGCGGGAACCGATGGTGTGGTTATGGGAGATAATGGGTTTAATGCGGATCCTTTTTTGGTTGAGGCTTTGCAGAACCCTCGCCATCGTCTCACGA TTTTGCGGATGGAACTTGATGTTCAAAGGTTCTTGCAGAACCCTGAACAGCAGCAGTTTGAGTTCCAGCATTTTCCTACCTCGTATCTTCGTCTTGCAGCCCATCGTGTTGCTAACCACTATGGACTAGCTACAGCGGTTCTCGACAGTGGTGCAGATGGAAACGAAAACAGAATCCTTGTGACCAAAACAGCAGAGAGCAGATTTCCTGCGGTTCGTTTGTCTGAAATCCCTGTGGCTAAACCATCAGAAAATGGTAAATTTGAGCGCATGAAAGTTTCAATCAAGACTCGGCCTTCTAAAGGATCTGAATTTGGCGCTGGTGAACTAGAAAAGAGATGTGGTCCTCTTAGAAGTGTGGAGGAGAGGAAAGAAGAGTATGAAAGGGCTAGAGAACGGATATTTAGTGGTCTTCCAGGTCTTACTTGTGATGACTCTTCATCTGAAACTCAGGTGTATGGGAGGAATATGAGTCTTAACAGAGATGACAAGCAAGAATCTAAGAATGCTTATGTTGAGGCTGAGAGGAACTTAAGCCTCAGGGAGAGTGGTCCAACATCTCGTGTTGCAGTATTTAGAGACATAGTGAAGGATCGGTTTGACCCTGATTATGACCGCAGACACGAAAG GTACATTAGGAGCCTTCCGATGAATCAGAATTTCAATCTACCACCCTTCAACTTTCAGCAAATGCCGACACCATACTACGAAATGGGATTCACTGGATATAACCAAATTCCAAGTACTCCTGCTTCCCTTGGTTTCGGGCCACCTCCAAGCTCTATGACGAGTCCCTATGGCACCACATTTTTAAACCAGGCTTCCAGGGATGCTATGTATATGCAGTGGCCTAATGCAGCTATGTTGTATGCTCATCCGTATGAGCAGTTCATGAATGCTTCTCTTCAG GCACAGTTCTGCAGTCAACAACCAATGAGCTTCGACGATAGGCAGAACCTCTAG